From the genome of Nocardia mangyaensis:
CAACCGTGGTCCTGCCGGAAAATAGTCCCCGCCGCGACAATGGGAACCCCGTGCCGGCGAGCGTGTTTCGTCGCCTATATGACCGGCTCGACCAGTACACCCATGGCCTGGTCGAGTAGTTCGGACAACGGTGCGGCTCCCTCGCTGGCCGTCCAGGCATCGGTCGCGGCATCCAGACAGGAGATCGCCGCGCCCACGAGAGCGTGGGCGCGCAGGTCGCCCGTGGATTCCGAGTCATCGCAAAGCCGGCGGGCGATCTCGGGCACCAACAGGCTGTGCCAGCCCTGCGTCTTCTCCCACTGACGCGTCATCAGGGCGCAGGCGTCGTTGAGCAGCCGCATCAGGTTCAGGAACGGCTGAGGCTCGTCGGCCGTCGGCTCGGTGATCACATCGAAGGAACGGCGCAGTGCTTGCCAGCACCGTTCCTCGGCGGGGCGCGCGGCAAGCGCCGCGGCGATCCGGGGGCCGAACTCGCTCATCTTGCCGAGGACGACTTCTTCCTTGGTGCCGAAGTACCGGAAGAAGGTGGTCCGCGACAACCCGGCCTCGGCGGCTATCTGCTCGACCGTCGTCTTGTCGAAACCCTGTTCGGAGAACAGCCGGAACGCGACTTCGCTGACCTCGTCGCGCATGGCAGCTCGCGTCCGCTCCCGCAACGTGGAGCGCACGGTCCTGGAGGTCTCGGCCATGCCATGAGTGTAATACAACATACCTAAGTGGTACTCAATCCCATATGGGTATATCGTCTCTAATGTTGTCTTAGTTTCTACCGAGGAGTTCTTCCCATGAGCAAGATCTGGTTCATCACTGGTTCCTCGCGCGGCCTGGGCCGCCACTTCACCGAGGCTGCGCTCTCGCGGGGCGACAAAGTCGCGGCGACTGCCCGCAACACCGACGCACTCGCCGATCTGGTCGCCACCCACGGCGACGCGATCCTGCCGCTGACCCTGGACGTCACGAACAGAACCGCGGTGTCCGATGCCGTGCGGCGCGCCCACGAACACTTCGGCCGCCTGGACGTCGTCGTCAACAACGCCGGATACGGTCTGTTCGGCATGGTCGAAGAGCTGACCGAAGACGACGTCCGCGCCCAGTTCGAGACCAACGTCTTCGGCACCCTGTGGGTCACCCAGGCGGCCCTGCCCTACCTCCGCGCTCGAGGCAGCGGCCACATCGTCAACGTGACCAGCCTGCTCGCCCTCGCCGCCTTCCCCACCACGGGCGGCTACACCGCCGCCAAGGCCGCAGTCGAGGGGCTCTCGGACTCCCTGGCCCAGGAAGTCGCCGCCTTCGGCATCAAGGTCACCGTTCTCGAGCCCGGCCCCTTCGGCACCGAGTTCAACGCGTCCTCCGCCCAATCCGCACCACTGCCGGCCTACGACAGCTACCGCGAGACGGTCCACGCCAGCTTCGCCAACGTCCCGAATCCCGACCCGGCGGGAGTCGGCGCCGCGTTGCTGAAAGTCGTCGACGCCGAAACCCCACCGTCGCGGATCTTCTTCGGCACCTTCCCCCTCCAGATCGTCCCCCAGCTCTACGCCGACCGGGTCAAGGGCTGGCAGGAGTGGGCCGAGCTGTCGGCCGAGGCCGAGGCCGGAAAGCGGTAGCCGTCCCGCCAACCATGCAGCGGGCCAGCTGGCAGTGGTGGACGCAATCGTCTTCCCGTCCCGTGGACGCGCTGCTCTCGCGAGCACCGCGTCCGGGTAGTAGAACCTCAAAGGAGGGATGAGAAATGGCGAGCTCTTGACGAAGCCCGGGATCCCGACCCGCATCATTGAGATGTTGCCCTGCCTCGGTCGGCAGGAGGAGATCGCCGTTGCAGACCTCGACCACCTGGGTCCAGGTGCGGCCGGCCCGTGGTGGTGTTCGAAGTCGAGCCGATAGCTGACGGTGCTTGGAATGGATGAACAGTGCGCGGGCGATGTTTTGCCGATTGCGGCTGTCGGTCAGATAGCTGGCCAACGTCGGCAGGAGGTTCGGGTCGTTCCGGAGGGATCGAGCAGGCAGCGCGGGTGCGTCGCGGTGCCGACGTAATTGGGGCAGTGCGGTCGAAGTACCAGGGTCGCAGTTGTCGGGTCAGCGGCGGACGCCGAGCAGCCCGAGGGCGAACTCGGCGTAGGCGGTGGCGATCTGCTCCGGCGTTGCCGGGCCGTCGAGACGGAACCACTGCGGCAGGGCGGTACACATGGTCGCGATTGCGCGGCCAGCGGCCCTCGCGTACTCGGCGGTGCAGTTGTCCTCGGCGAGCGCGGCATCAATATCCTCGTCGAGTATGTGCTGGATCTCGTTGCGGGAAGCGGTGATTCGCTGTCGATTGCCCGGGTTCAGGCTTCGCATTTCGCTGGTACCGATGAAGGCGAGTTCGCGGCGATGGGTGTGGAACAGGGCGAGTGCCTCGACGACCCGGGTCACTCGGTCGCGGCCGGTGCTCGCCTCGCGTCGGGCAGCGCCGACCCGCCAGCGCCGCTCGTCCATGGTTAGGTCGAGTGCCCGCACCAGGAGATCATGTTTGTCGCGGTAGTGGTGGTAGACGCCAGGCACGCTCATACCGGCTCGCTGCGCGATCGAACGCATGGTGGCGCCGTGGTAGCCGGTTTCTACGAAGGATTCGATCGCGGCGGCCAGCAATGGATCAAAATCCAGCCGCGGGAACTCGCGCCACGCACGAGCCGTCCCGCAGACCGGAGCGACGCCGACGCCGCGCCTGTGGGGCGGGGGCTCGGTAGGTCGCCGATCAGCCACTGCGTCGTCGTGCCGAGCTCGGCGGCCAGTAGTCGAAGTCGAGGCACCGAGACACCCGTCTTGCCGGTCTCGATGGCGCTGAGCGTGGCCGGGCTGACGTCGATACGACGCGAGATCTCCCGCAGCGTCAGGCCCGCCGTGACCCTCGCCGCTCGTAACCGCGCGCCCAGGTCGGGCGGTCCACTCTCTAGCGAGTGTTTAGTATACCTGAACGGCGGCGTCGGCTTTGTTAGGTGTTTGACAGGTCCTACTACGACGTGCCAGTGTCAAGGGCTTTCAATGCCGATCGAGCGTTCGGCATACTGAGCCGAGGAGCGGACCCGTGCCGATCGACCTGTCCTATCCGTCCGAGGTGCAGAGCCTGGCCGAGCGCACCCGGACCTTCATCCGCGACCGCGTGCTCCCGGTCGAAGATGCGCACGACGGCGACATCACCGCGGCCGGTGGCGAGAAACTGCGCGTGGAACTCCAGCAGGCCGCCCGTGATGCCGGTGTCTTCGCCCCGCACGCGCCGCGCGAATACGGTGGCCACGGTCTCGACATGTCGAACCGCGCTCCGGTGTTCGAGGAGGCGGGCTATTCGCTGTTCGGCCCGACGGCCCTGAACATCGCCGCCCCCGACGAGGGCAATGTGCACATGCTCGCCCACATCGCCGACCCGGAGCAGAAGCAGCAGTTCCTCGCCCCGCTCGCGCGCGGCGAAGTGCGCTCGGCCTTCGCCATGACCGAACCGGCTCCCGGTTCGGGCTCAGACCCTTCCGCGTTGACTACTCGCGCGGTCCGCGCCGACGGCGCGGGCTTCTTTCATCATCATGGCCCGAACCTCGGGCGAGCCGGGACAACATGGCGGCGCGACGATGTTCCTGGCACCGGCCGACAGTCCGGGTATTCGTATAGGCCGCCATCTCGACACTCTCGACAAGTCGATGATCGGTGGTCACTGCGAGGTCTTCTTCGACGATCTGCTTGTCCCGAAGTCGGCGGTACTCGGCGAGGTCGATCGCGGCTTCGAATGCGCCCAGGTGCGGCTGGGCCCCGCCCGGACGACCCACGTGATGCGCTGGCTCGGCGCGGCCCGTCGCGGTCATGACGTCGCGGTCGCGCACGTTGCCCACCGTGCAGGCTTCGGTTCGCGTCTCGGCGACCTCGGCATGGTGCGGAAGATGATCGCCGACAACGAGATCGACATCGCCGCAACCCGTTCCCTGCTGACTCGTGCCTGCTGGGAACTCGACTGTGGCGAGCCCGCCGCGAGCGCCACCTCCATCGCGAAAACCTATGCCGCCGAGGCGATCTTCTGCATCGTCGACCGGAGTATGCAGATGTGCGGTGGTCTCGGTGTCTCCGCCGATCTGCCGCTGGCGCGGCTCTCGCGCGAGGTGCGCCCGTTCCGGATCTACGACGGGCCCTCCGAGGTGCACCGGTGGGCCATCGCCAAACGCGCGGTGAGTGCCGCCAAGCGTGCGCAGCGGGACTCCGAATGACGCTGCCGGGCATGGATATCGCCGCACTCGAACAGTTCCTGCGCGTCAACGGCGTCGAGGTGCGAGGCGAGCTGCGCGTCGAACTGATCAGTGGGGGCCGGTCGAACCTGACCTTCGCCGCCGCCGATGACGTCTCGCGCTGGGTGGTGCGCCGCCCGCCGGTCGCCGGGCTCACCCCGTCCGCGCACGATATGGCCCGCGAGTACACCGTCACCGACGCACTCCAAGGCTCGGCGGTGCCGGTCGCGAGGACAGTCGCGTTCGATGCGCAAGGCGCCACGCTCGGGGCATCGATGACCGTGGTCGAGTACATCGATGGGTTGGTGACCCGCGACCAGGACGACCTCGCAACCCTGACCGATGCCCAGGTCGAGGCGAGCGTGGCCGAGTTGGTGCGTGTTCTAGCCCGACTGCACGAGATCGACCCGCACGCGGTCGCCCTGCAAAAGTTCGGGCGACCCGCGGGTCAGTCTTTCGCCGGAGTGAATGGAGGGCCGAAATGACTGACCTCGTTGACGAGGGACCGTCCTATCGGGTGTCCGCCTATGTGTCGGCTCGCAGGAAAGCATCGCGGGCGGCACGCATGGCGCGACATCCTAAACTGCTGGCGGCTGCGAGCCGAACCTTCGTGCTGCGCGGCTACCACGCGGCGAGTATGGATGAAATCGCGGCGCGGGCCAGTGTCAGCAAACCTATTCTGTACCAACATTTCTCGGGCAAGCTGGAGCTGTATTTGGCGGTGCTGCAAGGTCACGCTGACGCGCTGGTCTCGGGTGTGCTGTTGGCCCTGCGGTCGACCGATGACAACCATCAGCGCGTGCGAGCGGCCGTGGAGGCGTACTTCGACTTTGTCGACGACGAGTCCCAAGGTTTTCGGCTGGTATTCGAGTCGGGCATCGTCAACGAGTCGTCGGTGCACCGGATTGTGGACCGGGCTACAGAGGCGTGTGTGGACGCCGTTTTCGAACTGGTCACCCAGGACTCCCAGCTCGGTCCTTATCAGGCGCGGATCTGGGCGGTTGGCATAGTCGGAGCCAGCCAGGTCACCGCCCGCTATTGGCTGGACACCGGCCGGACCGTTCCAAAGCATCAGGCGGTCGAGGTAGCGGTCGCGCAGTACTGGAGCGGGCTATCTGGCATACCTCCGCAAACTGTGGATCGACCGAGGTGACGTCGCGAGGTACGAAGCCGACTCGAACTAGGATTCCTACGCGTGTAAACGCTCAGAATGCTGACGCATCCGTAGGCAGGCAGGCAGGCGGGCCAGGCAGAGGCTCCCTCGTACCTCAGGCGACGGTCTAGCCCCTCGCTCACGGTCGGCGCGACGGTGGTCATGATGCCGGCGATGTACTTGATCTCGTCGGGGTCGCGGCCGGCCTCGCGTGCCGCGTTCCGCACGAGCTCGTGCTGGGCCCGCGCCTCCTCGATCGTCCACACCTCGGCGATGAAGCCGCTCGCGTAGCGGCCCGCGATCGACAGTAGGTGCGGGCTGGGGCCACCGGATGCGAAGACGACGGGCTGGCCCCTGCTCCGACGGTGGGATCGCCAAAGGACCTCGCGAAGCGACGTACTGGCCCTGCAGGTTGACGGGCTGCAGCTTCGACGGGTCGATGAAACGGTCCGCTGCCTGGTCCTTGACCCACGCGTCCTCCTGCCAGCTGCCCCAGAGCGCTGGACGATCTGGATCGCCTCGTGTGCGCGCTGGTAGCTCTCTTCGCGATCGGCGACGGGTCTCCCATAGTTGGCGGCGACGACAGGATCACTCGTCGTGACGGCGTTCCAGCCTGCGCGACCGTGGCTCAGGACGTCGAGGGCCTTGAACTGGAGTGCTGTGTTGAACGGCTCATGGAAGGTCGTGGACCCGGTCGCGACGAAGCCGACGTTCGTCGTCTCGCGCGCGACGTCGGACAGCTGGATGAGTGGGTCCATGAGATTGCTGATCGTCGAGTGCTCGACGTCGCCGCGCACGGCGGGGAAGTCGGGGGTGAACAGGAATGTGAACTCGCCACGCTCGGCAGCTCTCGCATGACGCACGGTGGCGTCGACATCTGCGGTAGGTTCCGGGGACCACGTGCGGGGCGCGCCAGGCGCCGTGCAGGCCGCCGTATCCGTCGATCAGTCCCATACCGAGGACGAGCTTCTTGTCGGTCATGGTCACCGGGCCACCTTCTCGGTAACCGCTCAGACGGTGGCGGTCACGTCGGCCACCGTCTCGACAGCGACCGGCGCGTCGACGACTGTCCCGTCTGCGGCCGGACTCGCTGTCCGACGGACGAAGAAGGCACCTACCATGACGAGCAAGCCGATGACCCAGGCGGCAAGGAAGGCGGCGTGTCCGGCGGACGTGGCCTGTTCCGTACTGAGCACGCAGACGTCCCGGGCACCGGAACCGACGATGTAGGCGGAAATGAACACCGCCCCGAAGGCGGCACCGGCGAGCTGCTGGACGGTGGCGAAGGCCGCGGAGCCGTGCGGGAAGCTCGGTCCGCAGGGCGCCATCGCACTCGTCGTGAGCGGCGCCCACATCTTGGCCATCGCGCTGGTGAACACCAGCCAGGCGATCATCAGAGTGACGACGCTCGTGCCCTCGTCGACCCGGCTGAGGAACCACAGGACGGCCAACCAGACGATCGCAGCCGGGATCACCAGCGGGCGCGGTCCGACGCGGTCGTACACCCGGCCACTCAGCGTCGCCATGATCGAGATCTCGGCGCCGCCCGGGATCAGGAAAAGGCCGAGCTGGAAGTGCTCAGACCGGTGACATTGGTCAGCACCAGCGGGATTAGCACCAGCAGGCCGATCCCGTTGCCCGGTACGTCCGGATGGCCGCGAGGGCAAGAGGCAAAGTCAGCGTACTAGGTGTGTGTCACCATGCTCGACCAGCGCGCCAACTGAGCACACCGCACGTGACTGTGGCACTTAGGGCGAAGCATCGACGCCGGTGTCAAGATTCCGAAGGCGCGATCGCCGCGCTGTATCGCTTTGGATCGTCACAGACCGCCGTATCGAGGTGTGCCCGCTCTTCATCGGCGGTGAGGGGTACCGGCCCTGTGGGCCGCGGGTGCACGGCGTCTCGGTGGGAACCATTGACACCTCCAAGCTCCCGCGCTAGCGTTCGCTACATAGCGCGATCCAGGCCCCAATGCCGTCATCGGCATCGTCTATGCGCCAAAACAACCCGGGAACGAGATCCTCTCGAAGCGGGTCGTGGGATTGAATCAGTAAGGAACTGATATGCCATACGCAGACGTCAACGGTCAGCACATCTATTACGAAGATACGGGGGGTGATGGCCCCGCTGTGCTGTTGATGCACGCCTTCGCTACAGACCATGACCTGCTCGTCCCCCAGGTCGAAGCCCTTCGTGATGAGTTCCGCTGTGTGGTGATGGACGCGCGCGGCTTCGGTCTGACGCCGCTGACCGGCCCGTACACCTATTGGGACCACGCGGATGACGCACTCGCGCTGATGGAACATCTCGGCGCTGCCCGGGCCTTCTATGGCGGCGTGTCCCAGGGCGGTTTCGTGGCGATGCGCGCAGCCCTGCGCGCGCCGGAACGAGTCATCGGGATCGCAATGATCGGGACGCCGGTCGATCCCGAACCCGAACCTATCAGGAAGGAGTTCGGGGCGATGTTCGCTGAGTGGGCGGCCAATGGGCCGACCAAAGCGCACATGCAGATGATGGCGGACGTGATGTTCCCGCCTGACTATGACTGGAGCTTGTGGGAAGCGAAATGGCGGGACTGGTCGCAAGAAGCAATTCCTGTGCAGGTCGACGAGCTTCTTGCGCGGGATAGCATGGCCCCGTTGCTGGGCAATATCACTGTGCCCTCCATCGTTATCAACGGGGAGTACGACGGGATCGAGGCTGCGAAGGGGATGGCTGAGGGGCTGGCGAACTGCGAGGCGCTGGTTACGATCTATCGCGGATACCATGCGGTGAACCTCACTCACTCCGACCTGGTTAGCGGCCCGCTTCTGGGATTCCTGCGCCGCCACAGCCGCTGAGATCAGAGGCCAGGAAAATGCTGTCTATGACGGGCACGACGGTTTGTCGTCGTGCCCGTCATGCCGTCGCGCTCGGACGTTGGCATAGCTAGATTGCTTTTTCAGCGAACAGAAGGAGCTGCGAGACCTCGCGAGAAGGTTCACGCGTGAGGTTGTGGGGCCGCGGTGGCTCGAGGCGTTTGAGAATCCGCCATTCTCGAGGGCGATGACGCGGTTGGCCGACGAGGCGGGCCTGCTTCGCACGATGACACCGCAGTAGCCCGTGATCCACCGGCACTCCCGGTTCGTCGTAAGACCGCCGGATGACGCGACTCGAGCAGGAGTTCCATCGACGTTCTACATCCGACGACGAAGGCCCGTGACAAGGTGGCCGCCGACCGCTGGACAGTCGAGCAAACGCTGGCTCCTTCTGCGCCGATATCGGCGATTGCCTGTATCGTCGCTATCTAGCGATCGATAGAGGAGTTGTTGCAGTTGGGCCCCTGGCTCGGGGTGATCGGCCGCCAGTGTTCCCGGTCGCCGGATTGTGTCGTTTCCGTCCTCGTACTACAGGAGAACTTATGACCAGAGCAGTAATCGTTGACGCCGTTCGTACCGCCTCCGGGCGGGGCAAGCCCGGGGGTGCGCTGGCGGAGATCCATCCTGCCGCGTTGTTGGCACAGACCCTGCAACAGTTGATCTCCAGGTCAGATCTGGATCCCGAGCTTGTGGAGGACGTTCTCGCCGGTTGCGTCGTACAGGTCGGCGACCAAGCCCTCAACATCGCGCGGACAGCCGCTCTCGCCGCCGGTCTGCCGGAGGACGTGGCCGGAACGACCATCGATCGTCAATGCGGATCCAGTCAGCAAGCAACGCACTTTGCCGCGCAGGGGGTCATCTCCGGTACCTACGACATCGTCATCGCGTGCGGCGTGGAGTCGATGAGCCGTGTGCCCATGGGGACCAACGTTCAGGTAGGCGCCCCTTTCGCTCCCTTGTCCGAGCGCTACCCAGAGGGCATGCCTCACCAGGGGATCGGGGCTGAACTGATGGCCGCGCGGTGGGGATTGGACCGAGCCGCGCTCGATGCGTTCGCCTCGCAGTCCCATCGCCGTGCAAGTGAGGCTTTGGCGTCGGGTATGTTCACAACCGAGATCGTGCCAGTCGCTCTGCCGGATGGTAGGGAGCACTGGATTGACGAGACAGTGCGAACCGGGACGACAGTAGAGAAGTTGGCTGGGCTGCGGTCGGCTTTCCGTGAGGATGCCTTCTCGGCGCGCTTCCCCGAGATCGAATGGATGATCACCGCTGGCAACTCGTCGCCTCTCACCGATGGGGCGTCGGCAGTGTTGATCATGAGCGAAGACCGAGCATCGAAGCTTGGACTCACTCCGCGAGCTGCTGTTCACACGATGACTGTCACTGGTTCGGACCCTACTGTCATGCTCAGTGGAGTCATTCCCGCTACACGCCGAGCGCTCACGCGTTCTGGTCTTGACATCGATGATATCGACACCTTCGAGGTGAATGAGGCATTCGCGTCGGTCCCGCTGGCTTGGGCGAAAGAGTTCGACGTGCACCTTGACAAGGTGAATCCGCGCGGGGGAGCGCTCGCACTCGGCCACCCGCT
Proteins encoded in this window:
- a CDS encoding TetR family transcriptional regulator — its product is MAETSRTVRSTLRERTRAAMRDEVSEVAFRLFSEQGFDKTTVEQIAAEAGLSRTTFFRYFGTKEEVVLGKMSEFGPRIAAALAARPAEERCWQALRRSFDVITEPTADEPQPFLNLMRLLNDACALMTRQWEKTQGWHSLLVPEIARRLCDDSESTGDLRAHALVGAAISCLDAATDAWTASEGAAPLSELLDQAMGVLVEPVI
- a CDS encoding SDR family NAD(P)-dependent oxidoreductase, producing MSKIWFITGSSRGLGRHFTEAALSRGDKVAATARNTDALADLVATHGDAILPLTLDVTNRTAVSDAVRRAHEHFGRLDVVVNNAGYGLFGMVEELTEDDVRAQFETNVFGTLWVTQAALPYLRARGSGHIVNVTSLLALAAFPTTGGYTAAKAAVEGLSDSLAQEVAAFGIKVTVLEPGPFGTEFNASSAQSAPLPAYDSYRETVHASFANVPNPDPAGVGAALLKVVDAETPPSRIFFGTFPLQIVPQLYADRVKGWQEWAELSAEAEAGKR
- a CDS encoding TetR/AcrR family transcriptional regulator: MLAAAIESFVETGYHGATMRSIAQRAGMSVPGVYHHYRDKHDLLVRALDLTMDERRWRVGAARREASTGRDRVTRVVEALALFHTHRRELAFIGTSEMRSLNPGNRQRITASRNEIQHILDEDIDAALAEDNCTAEYARAAGRAIATMCTALPQWFRLDGPATPEQIATAYAEFALGLLGVRR
- a CDS encoding helix-turn-helix transcriptional regulator; translation: MGARLRAARVTAGLTLREISRRIDVSPATLSAIETGKTGVSVPRLRLLAAELGTTTQWLIGDLPSPRPTGAASASLRSAGRLVRGASSRGWILIHCWPPRSNPS
- a CDS encoding phosphotransferase family protein — encoded protein: MDIAALEQFLRVNGVEVRGELRVELISGGRSNLTFAAADDVSRWVVRRPPVAGLTPSAHDMAREYTVTDALQGSAVPVARTVAFDAQGATLGASMTVVEYIDGLVTRDQDDLATLTDAQVEASVAELVRVLARLHEIDPHAVALQKFGRPAGQSFAGVNGGPK
- a CDS encoding TetR/AcrR family transcriptional regulator, producing MTDLVDEGPSYRVSAYVSARRKASRAARMARHPKLLAAASRTFVLRGYHAASMDEIAARASVSKPILYQHFSGKLELYLAVLQGHADALVSGVLLALRSTDDNHQRVRAAVEAYFDFVDDESQGFRLVFESGIVNESSVHRIVDRATEACVDAVFELVTQDSQLGPYQARIWAVGIVGASQVTARYWLDTGRTVPKHQAVEVAVAQYWSGLSGIPPQTVDRPR
- a CDS encoding LLM class flavin-dependent oxidoreductase — its product is MRHARAAERGEFTFLFTPDFPAVRGDVEHSTISNLMDPLIQLSDVARETTNVGFVATGSTTFHEPFNTALQFKALDVLSHGRAGWNAVTTSDPVVAANYGRPVADREESYQRAHEAIQIVQRSGAAGRRTRGSRTRQRTVSSTRRSCSPSTCRASTSLREVLWRSHRRSRGQPVVFASGGPSPHLLSIAGRYASGFIAEVWTIEEARAQHELVRNAAREAGRDPDEIKYIAGIMTTVAPTVSEGLDRRLRYEGASAWPACLPAYGCVSILSVYTRRNPSSSRLRTSRRHLGRSTVCGGMPDSPLQYCATATSTA
- a CDS encoding alpha/beta fold hydrolase produces the protein MPYADVNGQHIYYEDTGGDGPAVLLMHAFATDHDLLVPQVEALRDEFRCVVMDARGFGLTPLTGPYTYWDHADDALALMEHLGAARAFYGGVSQGGFVAMRAALRAPERVIGIAMIGTPVDPEPEPIRKEFGAMFAEWAANGPTKAHMQMMADVMFPPDYDWSLWEAKWRDWSQEAIPVQVDELLARDSMAPLLGNITVPSIVINGEYDGIEAAKGMAEGLANCEALVTIYRGYHAVNLTHSDLVSGPLLGFLRRHSR
- a CDS encoding thiolase family protein, with product MTRAVIVDAVRTASGRGKPGGALAEIHPAALLAQTLQQLISRSDLDPELVEDVLAGCVVQVGDQALNIARTAALAAGLPEDVAGTTIDRQCGSSQQATHFAAQGVISGTYDIVIACGVESMSRVPMGTNVQVGAPFAPLSERYPEGMPHQGIGAELMAARWGLDRAALDAFASQSHRRASEALASGMFTTEIVPVALPDGREHWIDETVRTGTTVEKLAGLRSAFREDAFSARFPEIEWMITAGNSSPLTDGASAVLIMSEDRASKLGLTPRAAVHTMTVTGSDPTVMLSGVIPATRRALTRSGLDIDDIDTFEVNEAFASVPLAWAKEFDVHLDKVNPRGGALALGHPLGSSGTRLLTTMLTHLEASGGRFGLQTMCEGGGMANATIIERI